The Maridesulfovibrio zosterae DSM 11974 genome contains a region encoding:
- the ldhH gene encoding L-lactate dehydrogenase (quinone) large subunit LdhH gives MQDAKNLKEYRKEVRESLDNDFLRTAMDNFAVAYRGSRANAFKGMDEKSLIADIAGAKDCAAANIDELYAKFKEEAEKRGAVVHLAKDAQEANEIIGRIAQQENCKTIVKSKSMTAEETLLNHHLEDLNLEVVETDLGEWIIQMRHEGPSHMVMPAIHLSRHQVSDLFSEVTGKKQDDDIQKLVKVARRELRQKFVGADMGISGGNFAIAETGSIGIVTNEGNARLVTTLPRVHVALMGLDKLTPKLHDALRVLKALPRNATGQAITSYVTWVTGSNECAVAEDDRKKVHFVFLDNGRRALAKDPVFSQVLRCVRCGACANVCPVYRMVGGHKMGHIYIGAIGLILTYFFHGTDKAKNLVQNCINCGACKEICAGGIDLPGLIKDIQARILEEEGHPLYSTFLAKMMKNRKLFHKFLRIAKHAQKPVKAKDGFMRHLPMIFAPDHDFRALPTVAEVPFRDMWAKVKPAKVADPKFKVALFSGCVQDFVYPEQSVATVESMKGKGVELDFPMDQSCCGLPLQMMGEKEACKEVAIQNMEAFEKTDCDYILTMCASCASHLKHNYVKFLGHDPKYAIRVQEFADKVIDYSSFMNDVLGVTEDDFLDSAGEKVTYHAPCHLCRGLDVKSAPRELMVKAGLDYKESAEEEVCCGFGGTYSVKFPKISEQLLSKKLENAAETGAKTLLTDCPGCVMQIRGGAKKLGKDLDVRHIAEFIADRRK, from the coding sequence ATGCAGGACGCTAAAAATTTAAAAGAATACAGAAAAGAGGTTCGTGAATCTCTTGATAACGATTTTCTCAGAACTGCAATGGACAACTTTGCTGTCGCTTACCGCGGTAGCCGCGCCAATGCATTTAAAGGTATGGATGAAAAAAGCCTGATCGCTGATATTGCAGGTGCTAAAGATTGCGCAGCTGCTAACATTGATGAGCTTTATGCAAAGTTTAAGGAAGAAGCTGAAAAACGCGGTGCTGTAGTACATCTTGCAAAAGATGCTCAGGAAGCTAACGAAATAATCGGTCGTATTGCTCAGCAAGAAAATTGTAAGACCATTGTTAAGTCTAAATCCATGACTGCTGAGGAAACTCTGCTTAATCACCATCTTGAAGATCTTAACCTTGAAGTCGTTGAGACTGATCTTGGTGAATGGATCATTCAGATGCGTCATGAAGGACCTAGCCACATGGTTATGCCTGCTATTCACCTTTCACGTCATCAGGTCAGTGATCTGTTTTCTGAAGTGACCGGTAAAAAGCAGGATGATGATATCCAGAAGCTTGTTAAGGTTGCTCGTCGTGAGCTTCGTCAGAAGTTTGTCGGCGCTGATATGGGTATTTCGGGCGGTAACTTTGCTATCGCTGAAACCGGTTCTATCGGTATCGTTACTAACGAAGGTAACGCAAGACTGGTTACCACATTGCCTAGAGTGCATGTAGCACTTATGGGTCTTGATAAGCTTACACCCAAACTGCATGATGCTCTGCGTGTGCTTAAGGCTCTGCCCCGTAATGCTACAGGTCAGGCAATTACTTCTTATGTTACCTGGGTCACCGGGTCCAACGAGTGCGCTGTGGCTGAGGATGACAGGAAGAAAGTGCACTTCGTGTTTTTGGACAATGGAAGACGCGCTCTCGCTAAGGATCCGGTGTTCTCTCAGGTACTGCGCTGCGTTCGCTGTGGTGCATGTGCCAACGTCTGTCCTGTTTACCGCATGGTTGGCGGTCACAAGATGGGCCATATATATATCGGGGCTATCGGCCTCATCCTGACTTACTTCTTTCATGGCACTGATAAGGCCAAAAACCTTGTTCAGAACTGTATCAACTGTGGTGCATGTAAAGAAATATGTGCCGGTGGTATTGATCTGCCCGGTTTGATTAAAGATATTCAGGCTCGTATTCTGGAAGAGGAAGGTCATCCCCTTTACTCTACTTTCCTCGCCAAAATGATGAAAAATCGTAAATTATTTCATAAGTTCCTGCGTATTGCTAAGCATGCTCAGAAACCTGTGAAGGCAAAAGACGGTTTTATGCGTCACCTGCCTATGATTTTTGCTCCTGACCATGACTTCCGCGCACTTCCTACCGTTGCTGAAGTTCCTTTCAGAGACATGTGGGCTAAAGTTAAACCTGCAAAGGTAGCAGATCCTAAATTTAAGGTCGCACTCTTTTCCGGTTGTGTTCAGGATTTTGTTTACCCAGAACAGTCTGTAGCTACTGTTGAAAGTATGAAAGGAAAAGGCGTAGAACTCGACTTCCCAATGGATCAGTCCTGTTGTGGTCTTCCTTTGCAGATGATGGGTGAAAAAGAAGCATGTAAAGAAGTTGCAATCCAGAATATGGAAGCATTTGAAAAAACAGATTGTGACTATATTCTGACTATGTGTGCATCCTGTGCTTCACATCTGAAACATAATTACGTTAAATTCCTCGGTCATGATCCCAAGTACGCTATCAGAGTTCAGGAATTTGCCGATAAAGTTATCGATTATAGTTCCTTTATGAATGACGTACTTGGCGTAACTGAAGATGACTTTCTTGATTCTGCTGGTGAGAAAGTTACCTATCATGCTCCTTGTCATCTTTGCCGTGGTCTGGATGTAAAATCTGCACCTCGTGAACTGATGGTGAAAGCAGGGCTTGATTATAAAGAAAGTGCTGAAGAAGAAGTCTGCTGTGGATTTGGCGGAACATACTCTGTTAAGTTCCCTAAAATCTCTGAACAGCTTCTCAGCAAGAAACTTGAAAATGCCGCCGAAACAGGTGCTAAGACTCTTCTCACCGATTGCCCCGGTTGTGTAATGCAGATTCGTGGTGGTGCTAAGAAACTTGGTAAAGATCTTGATGTTCGCCATATTGCTGAGTTCATCGCTGATCGTAGAAAATAA
- a CDS encoding lactate utilization protein, which yields MTVKAESLELFIEKAKIAAAVVSEISSFDEAIKYTMDLCGKKEACKLLVSGCEEGLSNKAEALCATKTGKTISAPALSKKEITALDKQCEENGFALIKDSVRNHLGGIDIAFTYADHGIAETGSLALSCPSEELRLATMVSEVHVAVLPKSTIVDNSYDLESWMEANMMEANYTAFITGPSRTADIERVLAIGVHGPLELHILLLGDK from the coding sequence ATGACAGTCAAAGCTGAAAGTTTAGAACTTTTCATTGAAAAAGCTAAGATTGCTGCTGCTGTTGTCAGCGAGATCTCATCTTTTGATGAAGCAATCAAGTACACAATGGATTTATGCGGAAAAAAAGAAGCCTGTAAATTGCTCGTATCCGGTTGTGAGGAAGGTCTTTCAAATAAAGCAGAGGCCTTGTGCGCTACAAAAACCGGTAAAACTATTTCTGCTCCTGCACTTAGTAAAAAAGAAATCACTGCTCTCGATAAACAGTGTGAAGAAAATGGATTTGCTTTAATTAAAGACAGCGTTCGCAATCACCTTGGCGGTATCGACATCGCTTTCACATATGCAGATCACGGCATTGCTGAAACAGGTTCTCTTGCATTGAGTTGTCCCAGCGAAGAATTAAGACTCGCAACCATGGTAAGCGAAGTACATGTTGCTGTTCTGCCTAAGTCCACTATTGTTGATAATTCTTATGATCTTGAATCATGGATGGAAGCAAATATGATGGAAGCCAATTATACTGCTTTCATTACTGGTCCCAGTCGTACAGCAGACATCGAACGTGTTTTAGCTATCGGTGTGCATGGGCCACTTGAACTTCACATTCTTCTTTTGGGGGACAAATAA
- a CDS encoding acetate kinase, with product MKVLVINAGSSSIKYQLLDMSNGDDLASGIVERIGEEMGSISYKTDSKFVSEQPFPTHREGMVEVINLLTDADKGVVKDKAEIAAIGHRIVHGGELFFEPVEVNEEVLQGIRDCIPLAPLHNPGHVIGIETAMELFPGVRQVVVFDTSFHQTMEPKAYMYGVPYEYYEKYGLRRYGAHGTSHKYVARETAKLLEKPLEECNIITVHLGNGASISAVKNGKCYDTSMGLTPLGGIIMGTRCGDIDPAIVGFIAERTKQSAAEVVATLTNESGLKGICGSNDLRDIHARIEKGDERAELALEMACHRVRQFIGSYAFELGHVDAIVFTAGIGENDDVYRAKSLSGLENFGITINAEKNSNWDRTPSFISDDDGKVKVAIVATNEELEIANDTVKVLGL from the coding sequence ATGAAAGTATTAGTTATTAACGCAGGAAGCTCTTCAATCAAATATCAGCTTCTTGATATGAGCAACGGTGACGATCTCGCCTCCGGTATTGTCGAACGTATCGGTGAAGAGATGGGTAGCATCAGCTACAAAACCGATTCTAAATTTGTTAGCGAACAGCCTTTTCCTACTCATAGAGAAGGTATGGTCGAAGTTATCAATCTGCTTACCGATGCAGACAAGGGTGTTGTTAAAGATAAAGCTGAAATTGCAGCTATCGGACACCGTATTGTTCATGGTGGCGAACTTTTCTTCGAGCCTGTTGAAGTTAATGAAGAAGTACTGCAGGGAATCAGAGATTGTATCCCGCTTGCTCCTCTGCACAACCCTGGCCATGTTATCGGGATTGAAACCGCAATGGAACTTTTCCCCGGTGTGAGACAGGTTGTTGTCTTTGATACTTCTTTTCATCAGACTATGGAACCTAAAGCATACATGTACGGTGTTCCTTATGAGTACTATGAAAAATACGGTCTTAGAAGGTACGGCGCTCATGGAACATCCCATAAGTATGTAGCACGTGAAACAGCCAAGCTGCTGGAAAAACCTCTTGAAGAGTGCAACATTATTACTGTTCACCTCGGAAACGGAGCATCCATTTCAGCTGTTAAGAACGGTAAATGCTACGACACATCCATGGGCCTGACTCCTCTGGGCGGTATCATTATGGGAACCCGTTGTGGTGACATTGATCCTGCTATCGTAGGTTTTATTGCTGAAAGGACCAAACAGTCTGCTGCTGAAGTTGTTGCAACTCTCACGAATGAAAGTGGACTTAAAGGTATCTGCGGCTCTAACGACCTGCGTGATATTCATGCTCGTATTGAAAAAGGTGATGAACGTGCAGAGCTTGCTCTTGAGATGGCTTGCCACAGAGTTCGTCAGTTTATCGGTTCTTATGCATTTGAACTCGGTCATGTCGATGCGATTGTTTTCACCGCGGGTATTGGTGAAAACGATGATGTGTACCGTGCTAAATCTCTCTCCGGACTTGAGAACTTCGGTATTACTATTAATGCTGAAAAGAACTCTAACTGGGATAGAACTCCTTCTTTCATCAGTGATGATGACGGTAAGGTTAAAGTTGCAATTGTTGCTACTAACGAAGAACTTGAAATCGCTAACGATACTGTCAAGGTTCTCGGACTGTAG
- a CDS encoding Dabb family protein: MIKHIVMWTLKEEAAGGTAAENASKMKEMLENLNGKIEVLKHLEVSADIFQAEPDCSVVLYSEFDSKEDLHTYAVHPLHQECVAFIKQIVSSRSVIDYVI, from the coding sequence ATGATTAAACATATTGTAATGTGGACGCTTAAAGAAGAAGCTGCTGGTGGAACTGCAGCAGAGAATGCTTCTAAAATGAAGGAAATGCTTGAGAATCTTAATGGTAAAATTGAAGTTCTTAAACATCTGGAAGTCAGTGCAGATATTTTTCAGGCTGAACCTGACTGTTCTGTTGTTCTTTATTCTGAATTTGATAGCAAGGAAGATCTTCATACCTATGCAGTTCATCCGCTTCATCAGGAATGTGTTGCATTTATCAAACAGATTGTTAGCTCGCGCAGCGTTATTGATTATGTGATATAG
- a CDS encoding methyl-accepting chemotaxis protein, whose product MIKNLSIGGRFVLLLLSMFLFLILSGTMFLMEIREVVTTGVHEIGGVMLQGQRNKIEVATKGIASALGEQLRHLNSKEAKIDYIRKSIDKFRFEEDNSGYFFVYEGTTCVALPPKKSVQGKDLGNLTDKNGVFFVKNLRDLASSGGGFVEYTFDKPGKGVQPKLGYAITIPGTDMWIGTGVYLDNIAAKQVEVGDYLSAEVKSDTTIIVLTVLALLIFFVAPLCLIIVRSIVRPVKEATDAASRVATGDLSVSLKPEGKNEISTLQQSLNSMVETLSDNLDDIKKKEAESAEQTRVAKIAAAEANQARQEAEGAKREGMLTAATKLEYVLNNIVKISRAVEQSTNEIMNGSDFQKQRITETATAMEEMNATVLEVAQNATETNQDTEQTRDKADEGKLVVQGTIESMVAIQQQTTDLESLMDELNTQSIEIGNVMSVINDIADQTNLLALNAAIEAARAGDAGRGFAVVADEVRKLAEKTIGATDEVHKSITSIQTLAQQNITGMHSAVAAISKATDNSRSSGEVLAEIVDLASNAAGQVQSIATAAEEQSATSDEINRSISEIDSMTEDNARNSMQAAEAAKDLSREVDSLVALVEELRSGE is encoded by the coding sequence ATGATTAAAAATTTATCTATTGGCGGCAGATTTGTTTTATTATTGCTTTCGATGTTTTTATTTCTCATTTTGAGTGGAACAATGTTTCTTATGGAGATTCGTGAAGTTGTTACTACCGGTGTTCACGAAATCGGGGGCGTAATGCTCCAGGGGCAGAGAAATAAAATTGAAGTCGCAACAAAAGGGATTGCATCAGCTCTTGGTGAGCAGCTCAGACATCTCAATAGTAAAGAAGCCAAGATAGATTATATAAGAAAAAGTATTGATAAATTTAGGTTTGAGGAAGACAATTCCGGTTATTTTTTCGTTTATGAAGGGACCACTTGTGTTGCATTGCCGCCTAAAAAATCTGTCCAGGGTAAAGATTTAGGTAATTTGACAGATAAAAATGGAGTTTTTTTTGTAAAGAATCTTCGTGATTTAGCTTCTTCAGGAGGAGGTTTTGTAGAATATACTTTTGATAAACCAGGTAAAGGGGTGCAGCCGAAACTTGGCTATGCCATTACTATTCCCGGAACTGATATGTGGATCGGTACCGGAGTTTATCTTGATAATATTGCTGCAAAGCAAGTTGAAGTCGGCGACTACCTAAGTGCTGAAGTTAAATCAGATACGACCATAATAGTACTTACCGTATTAGCTCTTTTGATCTTTTTTGTTGCCCCCCTTTGCCTGATCATAGTGCGCTCTATTGTCCGCCCTGTTAAGGAGGCAACTGATGCAGCAAGTAGAGTCGCTACTGGTGATCTATCTGTCAGTCTTAAACCAGAAGGAAAAAACGAAATATCCACCTTACAGCAATCTCTCAACAGCATGGTAGAGACTCTTTCAGATAATCTTGATGATATTAAGAAAAAAGAAGCTGAATCAGCTGAGCAGACTCGTGTCGCCAAGATTGCAGCGGCTGAGGCTAATCAGGCTCGTCAGGAAGCTGAGGGGGCTAAACGTGAAGGGATGCTTACTGCCGCCACAAAGCTGGAATATGTGCTTAATAATATAGTTAAAATTTCTCGTGCAGTAGAACAGTCTACTAATGAGATAATGAATGGCAGTGATTTTCAGAAACAGCGTATTACTGAGACAGCAACAGCTATGGAAGAGATGAATGCTACTGTTCTAGAGGTTGCCCAAAATGCGACAGAAACGAATCAGGATACTGAGCAAACCAGAGATAAAGCTGATGAAGGTAAATTAGTTGTGCAGGGTACTATTGAATCAATGGTTGCAATTCAGCAGCAGACTACTGATCTCGAATCCCTAATGGATGAGCTTAATACACAGTCTATTGAAATTGGTAATGTTATGAGTGTAATTAATGATATTGCTGATCAGACAAATCTTCTTGCTCTTAATGCAGCGATTGAAGCTGCTCGTGCCGGTGATGCCGGTCGCGGGTTTGCTGTCGTGGCTGATGAGGTTCGTAAACTTGCTGAGAAGACTATCGGAGCAACTGATGAAGTTCATAAAAGTATAACTTCCATTCAGACACTTGCTCAACAAAATATAACTGGTATGCATTCTGCCGTAGCAGCTATTTCTAAAGCTACAGATAATTCCCGTTCATCAGGTGAAGTTTTGGCAGAAATAGTTGATCTTGCATCAAATGCAGCAGGGCAAGTCCAGTCAATTGCAACAGCAGCAGAGGAGCAATCAGCGACTTCTGACGAAATTAACCGTAGTATTTCTGAAATTGATTCAATGACTGAAGATAATGCCCGTAACAGTATGCAGGCTGCTGAAGCTGCTAAGGATCTATCTCGCGAAGTTGATTCACTCGTAGCACTTGTAGAAGAATTGAGGAGTGGTGAATAA
- the pta gene encoding phosphate acetyltransferase codes for MSNNLYITATEEKSGKSAIALGVMQLLLRDLQHVAIFRPIINDNQTGSRDHDINLIMNYFNLDINYEDTYAYTLKEARELINSGKHSLLLENILNKYSQLEEKYDFVLCEGTDFQGKDQNFEFDINAEIASNLSCPVLLVANGRGKTAEDIVASTQLVIDALEDKGVDTVATVINRITASKSEAAEILSSIKSNTRGSDDLLVYGISEDESLGNPSMNDVRKWLDASVLYGHGRLDTLVDDYVIAAMRIGNFLEYIEDGSLIITPGDRSDIILSSLASRLSTSFPDISGILLTGGLQPSASVHKLIEGWTGVPIPILSVPTNTYRTTQLLSELYGRIDPEDQRKTASALGTFESHVNTDELRHRLVTNKSLKVTPKMFEYKLVQKAKANKQIIVLPEGTGERVLQAADMLTRRGVADIVLLGKADEVAGKISKLGLEMSDVRILDPESAPEFEDYCETYFKLREHKGIRMSDARDRMMDPTYFASMMVYKGHADGMVSGSITTTQQTIRPAFEFIKTKPTASIVSSIFLMCLKDRVLVFGDCAVNPNPNAEQLAEIALSSAQTAKIFGVEPRVALMSYSTGQSGKGADVDKVKEAVRIAKERAPELLIEGPIQYDAAIDPSVAKTKLPDSQVAGRATVFIFPDLNTGNNTYKAVQRSAEQSVAIGPVLQGLNKPVNDLSRGCTVPDIVNTVAITAIQAQAEKGLI; via the coding sequence GTGTCCAATAATCTTTACATCACTGCCACCGAAGAAAAGAGCGGTAAATCTGCCATCGCTCTGGGCGTGATGCAACTGTTGCTTAGAGATTTGCAGCATGTAGCCATCTTCCGACCTATCATTAATGACAACCAGACTGGTTCTCGTGATCACGATATAAATCTGATCATGAATTATTTTAATCTGGATATCAATTATGAGGATACCTATGCTTATACTTTGAAGGAAGCTAGGGAACTCATTAACAGCGGCAAGCACTCTCTGTTGCTGGAAAATATTCTTAATAAGTACAGCCAGCTTGAAGAAAAGTATGATTTTGTTCTTTGTGAAGGAACTGATTTTCAGGGCAAAGATCAGAATTTTGAGTTTGATATCAATGCTGAAATTGCTTCAAATCTCAGCTGCCCAGTTTTGTTAGTTGCTAACGGACGCGGAAAGACTGCTGAAGATATTGTTGCATCCACCCAACTGGTTATTGATGCTCTCGAAGACAAAGGTGTAGACACCGTTGCAACAGTAATCAACAGAATTACTGCTAGTAAGTCTGAAGCTGCCGAAATTCTTTCCAGCATTAAAAGTAATACCAGAGGTTCTGACGATCTTTTGGTTTACGGAATTTCAGAAGATGAAAGTCTCGGTAACCCAAGCATGAACGATGTTCGTAAGTGGTTGGATGCTTCTGTACTTTACGGTCATGGCAGACTTGATACTCTTGTTGATGATTACGTTATCGCAGCAATGCGTATCGGTAATTTCCTTGAGTACATTGAAGATGGAAGCCTGATCATTACTCCTGGTGACCGCTCAGATATTATTCTGAGTTCACTGGCTTCCAGACTTTCAACTTCTTTTCCCGATATTTCCGGTATCTTACTTACCGGTGGACTTCAGCCTAGCGCAAGCGTTCACAAACTTATTGAAGGCTGGACAGGCGTTCCGATTCCCATTCTTTCCGTACCTACAAATACCTATCGCACAACTCAGCTTTTGAGCGAACTTTACGGAAGAATTGATCCTGAAGATCAGCGTAAAACAGCTTCTGCTCTCGGTACTTTTGAATCTCATGTTAATACTGATGAACTCAGACATCGTCTGGTTACCAATAAGTCTCTTAAGGTAACTCCAAAAATGTTTGAGTATAAGCTTGTGCAGAAAGCTAAAGCTAACAAGCAGATCATTGTTCTTCCTGAAGGAACCGGCGAAAGAGTTCTTCAGGCTGCTGACATGCTTACCCGTCGCGGTGTTGCTGACATAGTACTGCTGGGTAAAGCAGATGAAGTTGCAGGTAAGATTTCTAAGCTCGGTCTTGAAATGAGTGATGTACGGATTCTTGATCCTGAGTCTGCACCAGAGTTTGAAGATTATTGTGAAACTTATTTTAAACTTCGTGAGCATAAGGGCATTCGCATGTCTGATGCCCGTGACCGTATGATGGACCCGACTTACTTTGCGTCCATGATGGTATACAAAGGTCATGCCGATGGTATGGTTTCCGGTTCTATCACAACCACTCAGCAGACTATTCGTCCTGCATTTGAGTTTATTAAGACTAAGCCCACAGCATCAATTGTATCGAGTATCTTCCTCATGTGCCTCAAGGACCGCGTCCTTGTATTTGGTGACTGCGCAGTCAACCCTAATCCTAATGCTGAACAGCTTGCCGAAATCGCTCTGAGTTCTGCTCAGACTGCAAAAATATTCGGTGTTGAGCCGCGTGTTGCTCTTATGTCTTATTCAACAGGACAGTCCGGTAAAGGTGCTGATGTTGATAAAGTCAAGGAAGCTGTGCGCATCGCTAAAGAGCGTGCTCCAGAACTGCTTATCGAAGGTCCTATTCAGTATGATGCTGCAATTGATCCTTCTGTTGCAAAAACAAAGCTTCCTGACAGTCAGGTTGCAGGTCGAGCCACTGTTTTTATTTTCCCAGATCTTAATACTGGTAATAACACATATAAAGCTGTACAGCGTTCCGCGGAACAGTCAGTTGCTATCGGTCCCGTACTTCAGGGACTGAATAAGCCTGTAAACGATCTCTCCAGAGGTTGTACTGTTCCGGATATTGTTAACACTGTAGCTATCACAGCAATTCAGGCTCAGGCCGAAAAAGGACTTATTTAA